Genomic DNA from Veillonella criceti:
GAAATAAAAGCAGGTAAGCGAGATGAAAGTGCTGCCGCCAATGGTGAAACACCGGCTTTGACGAAGGAAGAGATTGCGGAACGGATGAACTCGTTTGAAGTGGATCACAGTCGTGTAAAAACCGGTGGTGATGTGCGACTTCGTTTTGGCAAGGGGGGAAAAAATGACTATCGAGCTCGTGTAGGGATAGTCATTGGCGGTGGTAATGTAGCAGCCCCTGATGCTTTATTTGATAAAGCAGGCCGTCGTGCTATTGAAGAAGCTGATAAAGAGGCTGAAAAGTCTAGAGAGCAGTTCGCTAAAAATCGTGCGCGTATAGAAGCTGAAGAAGCAAAGAAAAAAACGGAAGAAGCAAAGGAAAAAGCGGAAGCTGATGCTGTAAACAATGAAACTAAGGCGTAAGTTAAGCTAACATAAGACAGTAACCATTTTAATTGTGTGTTTAGGTTACTTGCGGTTATCTTGCTTATATTAACTAGCCGATTAGTAATCAAATACTATAGATAGGGAATGGTGAAGTGTATGTTTGTGAGTCGTATTAAAGAGAAATTGAACACGGTCCATCAACAGGGCATGCAAGTGTCAGAAGTATTTCGATATATTGGACCTGGGATTATTGTAACGGTAGGATTTATTGATCCAGGTAACTGGGCGGCGAATTTAGCAGCTGGCGCTATGTTTGGCTATAATTTGTTGTGGGTGGTTACATTATCTACAATTATGCTAATTTTATTGCAACATAATGTGGCCCATTTAGGGATTGTAACAGGTCGTTGTTTATCGGAATGTGCGTATGATGCATTGCCACGGTGGCTGTCGAGTATTCTGTTGAGTACCGCTGGGTTAGCAGCGGCTGCTACGGCACTGGCAGAGTTTATTGGTGCTGCCATTGCGCTTAAAATGCTCTTTGGCATCCCTCTTTTTATAGGGTCGATTCTGACAGCGATTATTTGCACGGGTATGCTCTTAACAAATTCGTATAGTAAGCTTGAAAAAGTTATAGCTGGGTTTGTATCACTCATTGCATTGGCCTATTTGGCTGAGTTGTCTATGGTAGATGTTGACTGGGCAGCATCTGGCCTTGGGTGGGTAAATCCAACATTACCTAATGAATCCATGCTTGTTATTTTGAGTATTTTAGGGGCTGTTATTATGCCTCATAATTTATTTCTTCATTCTGAAATTATTCAGAGCCGTGAATTTAATAAAGCAGACCCTGCTGTTATGCAAAAACGTTTGCGGTATGAATTTTTAGATACGATTTTTTCTATGGGCATTGGTTGGGCTATTAATTCGGCGATGATTATTTTAGCAGCGGCTACATTTTTCCAACAGGGAATTGTAGTGGAAGAGCTAGAACAGGCTCAGGAATTATTAGTGCCCTTGATAGGTCCTTCGGCGGGGGTTATTTTTGCACTCGCTTTATTATTTGCTGGTTTTGCATCATCCGCAACCGCTGGTATGGCTGGCGCGAGTATTTTTGCTGGTATGTTTGGTGAATCTTATGATATGAAAGATTTTCACAGTCGTATAGGTTTAGCTTTGACCTATGTGCCGGCATTAGTTCTGATCTTGTTTATTCAAGATTCCTTTAAAGCGTTATTGATTTCACAGATGTTCTTGAGCTTACAGTTGCCATTTACTATTTTCTTGCAACTGTATTTAACTGGCTCTGCTAAAGTGATGGGGGCTTATAAAAATAAACCATCCACCGCGATTATGTTGTGGATTATTGGTATTGTTGTGACAGGTATGAACATTTATTTATTGTTTGAAGCGTAATGAATAGGAACGCCCTTCGTGTATAAAAAGAGGGGTGTTCTTTTTGTATTATAGGAGTAGGCGTTGGCATACTCTGTAGCGTATAGTAATTTATCTGGAAACTATGCTATAATTATGTAATTAATGGGAAAATATGAGCGCTTTTTAGCAATTGTATATTAATTCTTTCCGTGTCATGATTTCATTTGTAAATAGGAGGTAATAACTATGGCAGATGTTCTTCGTTCTGACTATGAGGAAATTGTTGAAGATGTGTCGATTCAGCTACAATCTCAATTGAATGCAGCTGAGTCGGGAACAATTATAGATTTATTTCAAAGTGATACGTTGGATCCAGCGCAGAATTTATTATTCTTTGGGGCAGCGGAACGCGCGTTATTAGACTACCGTAAAGGTCATAATAAAAAGACGGTATTTGTTCGCGTACAGCCTGAAGGCTTGTCGACAGCTGAACCCGTAGCGACACCAGTAAGCGCTTTGTTAGATCGTTTGATTTTGCGTCGTATGGACGAATTCATGCATGATAAAGTGTTTGTAGAAGATATATATTATGATGGTGAACAAATCGTTTATAGTGGTGCTGGTTTAAAAAATCGTCATGTTGTGCTAGTTATAGATAGTATTGATGAAGGGTCGCCTTATTTGTCAGAAGTGATGTCCCTTTGTGAAGAAATGAAGGCAAAATTTATTGTGGCACTGCCATTAGTGATTTGGAGCCAAGCTGTGCAAGAACGCTTAGCGGCTGAGTTAAACGAAGATGGTGACAATCAACAGGGGATTGAAATTAATGAAAATACTCCTGTCTCCTAGTAAAACTAAGACTTTACAGGGCACACCAAAAGCTGCGTTATTTCAGGCAGCTATGACGGATGCTATTATTGATCATTTACAAACATTGACTGTTTCTGAGTTGGGCAAAGCTTTGAAATTAGCTGAACCTAAAACAGAGCCTTTAGTGGCATTTTATCAAAACTATAGAAACGAACCGTCGGGGACTGCGATTGAAAGTTATAATGGGTTAGCATTTAAGAACTTAGCTTGGAATCAATTAAGTGAAACCGCACAGGCTTTTGGTGCTCGTCACATCTACATTTTATCGGCGTTATATGGCTTGGTGAGTCCGTTAAGTCCTATAAAAGAATATCGTCTTGATTTGGTGGACCGCATATTTCAAAAAACTGCGCCTGCAACGGGCTTGCTAGCAGGTTGTAAGTCGTTATATGAGCTCTGGAAAAAGCCTGTTACGGAGGCGTTAGTTAAGGAAGATTGGCTACTTAATTTAGCCTCTAAAGAATATTATAAATTGGTAGACCATCCGCGTATGGTAACGGTGGAGTTTCTAGAATTAAAACAAGGTGTATGGAAACAGCTCAGTACATCGTCGAAACAGATGAGGGGGCAATTGGCCCATTATATGGTGGCGCAGGAAGCAACCTCTTGGCACGAATTACCACAGCAAATTGGTGAATTTACGCGTGTGACTGAATTACCAACGAGTTTGCATGAACCATTGCTTGTTGAATATCGACGCCATAGCTAAAGGGGCTGTTAGGTTTACCTGTAATTAGTTGATTTGACGGATTAAGTAATCATTAAAGTTAGTTTATAAAGATAAGAGAGAACAACAAGAGTGACTATGACAGTACAAGATATTTTAAAGAAAGACTTGGTCGGTTCTGATACGTTAACCGTGGAAGAATTGCGCTTCCTCATGAGTGTTACGGATGAAGCCGATTTGCAAGCTATTTATAAAAAGGCTTACGAGGTAAAAGCTCACTATGTTGATAAAGTGGCGTACTATCGTGGTCTTATTGAATTTTCCAATCGGTGTATTAAAAATTGCGAGTATTGTGGAATTCGGCGTGAAAATGATAAGACGGAACGCTTTGATATGAAGCGGGATGATATTATAAAGATGGCGCAGTGGGCTTATGATCATGAATATGGATCTATTACCTTACAGTCTGGTGAACGTAGTGATGAAGCCTTTGTAGACTATGTGGTAGAACTAATTCGTGATATTAAAGCCATTGGTGATGGTTCACTGGGGATTACTATGTGTGTCGGTGAACAGTCAGAAGAAGCGTATCGTCGTATGGTGGAAGCAGGCGCTAGTCGCTATTTGCTTCGAATCGAAACGAGTAATCCTACACT
This window encodes:
- a CDS encoding Nramp family divalent metal transporter, with protein sequence MFVSRIKEKLNTVHQQGMQVSEVFRYIGPGIIVTVGFIDPGNWAANLAAGAMFGYNLLWVVTLSTIMLILLQHNVAHLGIVTGRCLSECAYDALPRWLSSILLSTAGLAAAATALAEFIGAAIALKMLFGIPLFIGSILTAIICTGMLLTNSYSKLEKVIAGFVSLIALAYLAELSMVDVDWAASGLGWVNPTLPNESMLVILSILGAVIMPHNLFLHSEIIQSREFNKADPAVMQKRLRYEFLDTIFSMGIGWAINSAMIILAAATFFQQGIVVEELEQAQELLVPLIGPSAGVIFALALLFAGFASSATAGMAGASIFAGMFGESYDMKDFHSRIGLALTYVPALVLILFIQDSFKALLISQMFLSLQLPFTIFLQLYLTGSAKVMGAYKNKPSTAIMLWIIGIVVTGMNIYLLFEA
- a CDS encoding YaaA family protein, with the protein product MKILLSPSKTKTLQGTPKAALFQAAMTDAIIDHLQTLTVSELGKALKLAEPKTEPLVAFYQNYRNEPSGTAIESYNGLAFKNLAWNQLSETAQAFGARHIYILSALYGLVSPLSPIKEYRLDLVDRIFQKTAPATGLLAGCKSLYELWKKPVTEALVKEDWLLNLASKEYYKLVDHPRMVTVEFLELKQGVWKQLSTSSKQMRGQLAHYMVAQEATSWHELPQQIGEFTRVTELPTSLHEPLLVEYRRHS